A portion of the Thermotoga sp. SG1 genome contains these proteins:
- a CDS encoding TIGR00725 family protein, whose protein sequence is MKRVGVVGYSGPIDRPPVSDLRELCLDLGMKLAEKGFLIFNGGRDGVMELVSQGARESGGTVVGILPDEETGNPHLSVAVKTGLDFQMRSFVLLRNVDVVASIGGEIGTAIEILGAYALGKPVILLRGTGGWTDRIAQVLIEGKYLDNRKIVEVHQAWTVEEAVRIIEQIL, encoded by the coding sequence GTGAAACGAGTCGGTGTGGTGGGATACTCCGGTCCTATCGACAGACCTCCCGTGTCGGATCTCAGAGAGCTCTGTCTTGACCTTGGAATGAAACTCGCTGAAAAGGGCTTTTTGATCTTCAACGGTGGAAGAGACGGTGTGATGGAACTGGTGTCTCAGGGTGCCAGAGAATCGGGCGGCACGGTGGTGGGAATACTTCCTGATGAAGAAACGGGAAATCCTCATCTGTCCGTTGCTGTAAAGACGGGGCTTGATTTTCAGATGAGGTCTTTCGTTCTTTTAAGAAACGTGGACGTTGTTGCTTCGATCGGTGGGGAAATAGGAACGGCGATAGAGATACTGGGTGCCTACGCCCTTGGAAAGCCTGTGATCCTGCTTAGGGGAACTGGTGGCTGGACGGACAGGATCGCTCAGGTGCTGATAGAAGGAAAATACCTGGACAACAGGAAAATCGTGGAGGTCCACCAGGCCTGGACGGTGGAGGAAGCCGTAAGGATCATCGAACAGATTCTGTAA
- the lptB gene encoding LPS export ABC transporter ATP-binding protein, protein MILRCVNLTKRFGRRVVVDRVNLEFNQGEVTGLLGPNGAGKTTIFNMILGVVVPSSGKILFEDTDITRFPVYKRARLGITYLQQETSVFGGLTVRENIELVLRFFEKDSEKREEKIEQLLHEFHLKPLENQPASFLSGGEKRKLELARMMCLNPSFVLLDEPFSGIDPKTVKEIQKMVLELKQRNFGVVVTDHNVDELAEIADRIYVIYKGKILAEGRPEEVLEDETVKEVYLGS, encoded by the coding sequence ATGATTTTGAGATGCGTGAATCTCACAAAGAGGTTTGGAAGAAGAGTTGTGGTCGATCGGGTGAACCTTGAGTTCAATCAGGGTGAGGTCACTGGTCTTCTCGGACCAAATGGTGCCGGGAAGACCACTATTTTCAACATGATACTCGGTGTTGTGGTCCCATCGTCTGGAAAGATCCTCTTTGAAGACACGGACATAACGAGATTTCCGGTCTACAAGAGAGCAAGACTTGGAATCACGTACCTTCAGCAGGAAACGTCTGTTTTCGGTGGGCTCACCGTCAGGGAGAACATAGAACTTGTACTTCGGTTCTTCGAAAAAGACAGTGAAAAGAGAGAAGAAAAGATCGAGCAGCTCCTCCACGAGTTCCATCTGAAACCCCTTGAAAACCAGCCGGCGAGTTTTCTTTCCGGTGGTGAAAAGAGAAAATTGGAACTTGCAAGGATGATGTGTCTGAACCCATCTTTTGTCCTTCTGGACGAGCCCTTCAGCGGGATAGATCCAAAGACCGTCAAGGAAATACAGAAGATGGTTCTTGAACTGAAACAAAGGAATTTTGGAGTGGTTGTCACCGATCACAACGTGGACGAACTTGCAGAGATCGCGGACAGGATATACGTCATCTACAAGGGAAAGATCCTCGCTGAGGGAAGACCGGAGGAGGTTCTGGAAGACGAAACTGTGAAGGAGGTGTACCTCGGATCGTGA
- the cutA gene encoding divalent-cation tolerance protein CutA, translated as MVIVYSTFPSEEKALEIGRKLLEKKLIACFNAFEIRSGYWWKGEIVEDREWAALFKTTEENEKKVYEELKKLHPYEVPAIFTLKVENVLPEYLNWLTESVR; from the coding sequence ATGGTGATCGTGTACTCCACCTTTCCAAGCGAAGAAAAAGCCCTTGAGATTGGAAGAAAACTCCTTGAAAAGAAACTGATCGCCTGTTTCAACGCGTTTGAGATCAGATCAGGGTACTGGTGGAAGGGTGAGATCGTTGAAGACAGAGAATGGGCAGCCCTCTTCAAGACCACTGAGGAGAACGAAAAAAAGGTTTACGAGGAACTGAAAAAACTTCACCCTTATGAAGTTCCAGCGATATTCACACTGAAGGTAGAAAACGTTCTTCCCGAATATCTGAACTGGCTTACAGAATCTGTTCGATGA
- a CDS encoding stage V sporulation protein S: MEVLKVSSKSDPNKVAGAIAGVVREHGRAEIQAIGAGAVNQAVKAIAIARGYLAPSGIDLVFVPAFTDVEIENEKRTAIKFIVFPKS, encoded by the coding sequence ATGGAAGTACTTAAGGTATCGTCGAAGTCAGATCCCAACAAAGTTGCTGGAGCCATCGCTGGTGTGGTGAGGGAACACGGAAGGGCGGAGATTCAGGCCATTGGAGCAGGTGCAGTGAACCAGGCAGTGAAGGCCATTGCCATCGCTCGGGGGTATCTCGCACCGAGTGGTATCGACCTCGTATTTGTTCCTGCCTTCACAGATGTGGAGATCGAAAACGAAAAGAGAACCGCCATCAAGTTCATTGTCTTCCCAAAAAGCTGA
- a CDS encoding FMN-binding glutamate synthase family protein translates to MGNLRRPNANEATGTFNRSRDVVPVSGICSRCIDGCTGGCEIWLASFRGREVLYPGPFGEITAGAVKDYPVDYSHLNILGYAHGAEGLPEGVEPGPDTAVFTNVDTTTEYGWDIKVKMKVPIFTGALGSTEIARKNWEHIAVGAAISGITVVCGENVAGVDPDLELDSNGKVKKSPELDRRIEIYKRYHDGEYGEILIQMNVEDTRLGVAEYVINKHGIETIELKWGQGAKSIGGEIKVRSLEDALELKRRGYIVLPDPELPEVQQAFKEGEIREFERHSRLGFVSKESFLKEVERLRSLGFKRITLKTGAYSAVDLAMALRYGAEAKVDLITVDGAPGGTGMSPWPMMNEWGIPTFYLESLTYQFAEKLSKRGIRVPDIAIAGGFSTEDAVLKALMMGSPYVKAVCMGRALMIPAMVGKNIGEWLKKGELPRTVSKYGKTVEEIFITYEELKNRFGAEEVKKLPLGAIGVYTFVQKFKTGLQQLMAGARKFSLSVLSRRDLIALTKEAAEISGIPYVMESYREEAEKILEE, encoded by the coding sequence GTGGGAAACCTGAGAAGGCCGAATGCAAACGAGGCAACCGGAACATTCAACCGTTCGAGGGATGTTGTTCCTGTATCTGGAATATGTTCCAGATGTATCGATGGCTGCACAGGAGGCTGTGAGATCTGGCTTGCGTCGTTCAGAGGAAGGGAAGTACTCTATCCGGGGCCGTTCGGTGAGATCACAGCGGGAGCAGTTAAGGATTATCCTGTAGATTACTCTCATCTGAACATTCTTGGATACGCCCACGGCGCAGAGGGCCTTCCCGAGGGTGTGGAACCGGGACCTGATACAGCGGTGTTCACAAACGTTGATACAACCACCGAGTACGGCTGGGACATCAAAGTGAAAATGAAAGTTCCTATCTTCACCGGTGCACTCGGATCAACAGAGATAGCCAGGAAAAACTGGGAACACATAGCTGTGGGAGCTGCCATCAGTGGGATAACGGTTGTCTGCGGAGAGAACGTGGCTGGAGTCGATCCGGATCTGGAACTGGACAGCAACGGAAAGGTGAAGAAATCTCCGGAACTGGACAGGAGGATAGAGATCTACAAAAGATATCACGATGGAGAATACGGCGAGATACTGATCCAGATGAACGTCGAGGACACCAGATTGGGAGTGGCTGAGTACGTGATAAACAAACACGGTATTGAAACGATAGAACTCAAGTGGGGCCAGGGTGCTAAGAGCATCGGTGGTGAAATAAAGGTGAGATCCCTTGAGGATGCTCTTGAGTTGAAGAGAAGAGGTTATATTGTCCTGCCAGATCCCGAGCTTCCTGAGGTTCAGCAGGCCTTCAAAGAAGGCGAGATCAGAGAATTCGAAAGGCACTCAAGACTTGGTTTCGTTTCAAAGGAATCTTTCCTGAAGGAAGTAGAGAGATTGAGAAGTCTTGGTTTCAAGAGGATCACATTGAAGACGGGTGCGTACTCTGCTGTGGATCTTGCGATGGCTCTCAGATACGGAGCCGAAGCGAAGGTGGATCTGATCACCGTGGATGGTGCACCGGGTGGAACGGGTATGAGCCCCTGGCCGATGATGAACGAGTGGGGCATTCCGACGTTCTATCTTGAATCTCTGACTTATCAATTCGCTGAAAAACTCAGCAAGAGAGGAATTCGGGTTCCCGATATTGCCATAGCCGGTGGTTTTTCCACGGAGGACGCCGTTCTCAAAGCATTGATGATGGGATCTCCTTATGTGAAGGCAGTTTGTATGGGAAGAGCTTTGATGATACCAGCGATGGTGGGAAAGAACATAGGAGAATGGCTCAAAAAGGGAGAACTTCCCAGAACGGTTTCAAAGTACGGAAAAACGGTGGAAGAGATCTTCATCACCTACGAAGAGCTGAAGAACAGATTCGGAGCAGAAGAGGTAAAGAAACTACCACTCGGTGCCATAGGTGTCTACACGTTCGTTCAGAAGTTCAAAACGGGTCTGCAACAACTCATGGCAGGTGCGAGAAAGTTCAGTCTGTCTGTTCTCTCCAGAAGAGATCTCATCGCACTCACGAAGGAAGCGGCGGAGATTTCTGGTATTCCATATGTTATGGAATCCTACAGAGAAGAAGCAGAGAAAATTCTCGAAGAATGA
- a CDS encoding SPOR domain-containing protein produces MARVTLSEGQSRFLFWLIVVIFSAVIALISYNLYLKWQLKNVKVEIVEIKPVEVNIPEELKVPVEVTPPPTPLLVEFEEFDYEKLRNEMADFVSEDQTVSSFVVKKDDALRIIRRAKLPYLITPVSTDTYSVVLLGEFDDFSQVAQKSLYGVFVITTVSENLSKELAYDLRVAGYPSYVYAFTKGGKNYYSVVMGAFPTRRLAMEYFEKLNWDDIMKRIGTNSPGYAGGLISP; encoded by the coding sequence ATGGCAAGGGTAACCCTCTCTGAGGGACAGTCCCGGTTTCTCTTCTGGCTCATAGTTGTGATATTTTCCGCCGTCATAGCCCTTATATCTTACAACCTGTATCTGAAGTGGCAACTCAAAAACGTGAAGGTGGAGATCGTAGAGATAAAGCCCGTTGAGGTGAACATACCGGAAGAACTCAAGGTACCGGTTGAAGTCACACCCCCACCCACTCCTCTTCTTGTGGAATTCGAAGAATTCGACTACGAGAAATTGAGAAACGAAATGGCCGATTTCGTCTCCGAGGACCAGACCGTTTCCTCCTTTGTTGTGAAGAAAGACGACGCCCTGAGGATAATCAGAAGGGCAAAACTTCCCTATCTGATCACTCCTGTGTCCACAGACACGTACTCTGTGGTTCTCCTCGGAGAGTTCGACGACTTTTCCCAGGTTGCCCAAAAATCCCTCTACGGAGTTTTTGTGATAACGACCGTATCAGAAAATCTCTCAAAGGAACTCGCCTACGACCTGAGAGTGGCGGGGTATCCCTCTTACGTTTATGCCTTCACGAAGGGCGGAAAGAACTATTACTCCGTCGTGATGGGGGCGTTTCCTACTCGCAGACTGGCAATGGAGTACTTTGAAAAACTCAACTGGGATGACATCATGAAAAGGATCGGGACAAACAGCCCTGGATACGCCGGGGGGTTGATCTCTCCTTGA
- a CDS encoding M42 family metallopeptidase gives MYLRELSTIPGVSGDEERVREFIRSKIENFVDDLFGDRMGNLIAFKKGKDSSRRLLVSAHMDEVGLIVSKIEKDGKAAFLPVGGVDPRILPGKVVQVKDLKGVIGYKPVHLQDREGKTPPKFENLRIDFGFSSKEEAEKHISVGDYVSFVSDYVEGNGRVAGKAFDDRAGCSLLIDVLEEGVEPAYDTYFAFTVQEETGLRGSAVVVEQINPNCALVVETTTAGDNPELEKQRWATHLGDGPAITFYHRGYVIPGKIFRTIVDTAKAMGIPFQMKRRSAGGTDAARYARTAYGVPAGVVSVPARYIHSPQSVLDLNDYRNTMKLVKVLVEEGKIVEVIR, from the coding sequence ATGTACCTCAGAGAACTTTCCACCATACCCGGAGTTTCCGGAGACGAAGAAAGAGTCAGAGAGTTCATAAGGTCAAAGATAGAAAACTTCGTGGACGATCTCTTCGGCGATAGGATGGGAAACCTCATCGCTTTCAAAAAAGGGAAGGATTCTTCCAGAAGACTTCTTGTTTCTGCCCACATGGACGAAGTGGGACTGATCGTGAGCAAGATAGAGAAAGATGGAAAAGCGGCGTTTCTACCCGTTGGTGGTGTGGATCCTCGAATCCTCCCAGGAAAGGTCGTTCAGGTGAAAGATCTGAAGGGAGTCATAGGCTACAAACCTGTACACCTTCAGGACAGGGAAGGAAAAACACCCCCCAAATTTGAGAATCTGAGGATCGATTTTGGATTTTCTTCGAAGGAAGAGGCAGAAAAACACATCTCTGTGGGAGATTACGTTTCTTTCGTGAGTGATTATGTGGAGGGAAACGGAAGGGTAGCGGGGAAGGCCTTCGATGACAGGGCAGGTTGTTCTCTTCTCATTGACGTTCTTGAAGAGGGAGTAGAACCTGCTTATGACACTTACTTTGCCTTCACTGTCCAGGAGGAGACGGGTCTTCGCGGAAGTGCCGTGGTGGTGGAACAGATAAATCCAAATTGTGCCTTGGTCGTGGAAACGACAACGGCTGGGGACAACCCGGAACTGGAAAAGCAAAGGTGGGCAACCCACCTGGGTGACGGTCCTGCGATCACCTTCTACCACAGAGGCTATGTGATACCGGGAAAGATCTTCCGGACCATCGTGGACACAGCGAAGGCAATGGGGATTCCATTCCAGATGAAGAGAAGAAGTGCCGGTGGAACGGATGCTGCTCGCTATGCAAGAACCGCCTATGGGGTTCCAGCCGGTGTCGTGTCCGTTCCGGCAAGGTACATTCACAGTCCACAGTCGGTTTTGGATCTGAACGATTACAGAAACACCATGAAACTCGTGAAGGTTCTTGTCGAAGAAGGAAAGATCGTGGAGGTGATTCGATGA
- a CDS encoding ComEA family DNA-binding protein, whose protein sequence is MKIKREHQRMALLLTLVFFILLGIVVERNRAPEEKDVPPQKVTSFPIDLNSASIEDLMSIPGIGPVKAQRIVEYRESHGRFSTVEELTNVSGIGEKTLEKISKYVIVEGVEQPSRNEVTKLNVNTASLEELKTLPYIGEVKARAIIEYREEHGPFSSPEDLLNVPGIGEKTLEKIRGKITF, encoded by the coding sequence TTGAAGATCAAACGAGAACACCAGAGGATGGCACTGCTTCTGACACTCGTGTTCTTCATCCTTCTGGGAATAGTCGTGGAACGAAACAGAGCACCAGAAGAAAAAGATGTTCCGCCTCAAAAGGTTACATCCTTTCCTATTGACCTGAACAGTGCGTCCATTGAGGATCTTATGAGCATTCCGGGGATAGGCCCTGTGAAAGCTCAAAGGATCGTTGAGTACAGAGAATCACATGGAAGATTTTCGACCGTCGAGGAATTAACAAACGTTTCCGGCATCGGTGAAAAGACGTTGGAGAAGATCTCAAAGTACGTGATCGTCGAGGGAGTTGAACAACCTTCCAGAAATGAAGTCACAAAACTGAATGTCAACACGGCGTCTCTGGAAGAACTGAAAACATTGCCCTACATCGGAGAGGTAAAGGCAAGAGCCATAATCGAATATCGCGAAGAACACGGCCCATTCTCTTCTCCCGAGGACCTTTTGAACGTTCCCGGAATCGGTGAGAAAACGCTGGAAAAAATCAGAGGAAAAATCACATTTTGA
- a CDS encoding OmpH family outer membrane protein produces the protein MKKLFLPFVLVGVLLATLLVSQSSTGSLRVAYVDIEKATENYQKWKDLNEKYRRDYSFYQNKLKEMESELKKMQEEGRSQEEIQAKQKEILAKKTEYENLLKSEYQPKIQEIMNEVVKKIQEYASVMGYDLVFTNQVVVYGNPALDITEQVIAYINQQ, from the coding sequence ATGAAGAAGCTGTTTTTGCCTTTTGTCCTGGTGGGAGTTCTTCTTGCGACACTCCTTGTTTCCCAAAGTTCCACAGGATCTCTCAGAGTGGCGTACGTGGATATTGAAAAGGCAACCGAGAACTACCAGAAGTGGAAGGATCTGAACGAGAAATACAGGCGCGATTACTCTTTCTATCAGAATAAACTCAAGGAGATGGAAAGCGAACTGAAAAAGATGCAGGAAGAAGGAAGATCCCAGGAGGAAATCCAGGCGAAACAGAAAGAAATCCTCGCAAAAAAGACTGAGTACGAGAACCTCCTCAAGTCGGAGTACCAGCCAAAAATCCAGGAAATCATGAACGAAGTCGTCAAAAAGATCCAGGAGTACGCAAGCGTCATGGGGTATGACCTTGTCTTCACGAATCAGGTGGTCGTTTACGGAAATCCTGCCCTCGACATCACGGAACAGGTGATCGCTTACATAAACCAGCAATGA
- a CDS encoding M42 family metallopeptidase — MKDLIKRLTEAFGPSGREEEVKKILLEELEGYIDGYREDGLGNLIVWKGSGEKKVILDAHIDEIGVAVTNIDEKGFLMIEPVGGLSPYMLLGKRIRFESGAVGVVGMEGETLEERQENVKKLSFDKLFVDVGAKSREDAERICPIGSFGVYDSGFAEVSGKYVSKAMDDRIGCAVIVEVFRRIKPSVTLYGVFSVQEEDGIVGASVAGYNIPASEAIVVDVTDSADTPKAMKRHAMKLSGGPALKVKDRASISNRKILEKLVETAERFNIKYQMEVLTFGGTNAMGYQRTREGIPSVTVSIPTRYVHSPSEMVCPEDVEGTVELLIRYLGE, encoded by the coding sequence ATGAAGGATCTGATCAAAAGGTTAACGGAGGCATTTGGACCAAGTGGACGAGAAGAAGAAGTGAAAAAGATCTTGCTGGAAGAACTCGAAGGGTACATAGATGGTTACAGGGAGGACGGACTTGGAAACCTCATCGTCTGGAAAGGATCAGGGGAGAAGAAGGTGATTCTTGACGCACACATCGATGAAATAGGTGTGGCAGTCACGAACATAGATGAGAAGGGCTTTCTGATGATAGAACCCGTTGGAGGCCTTTCTCCCTACATGCTTCTTGGAAAGAGGATCCGTTTCGAAAGCGGTGCCGTTGGTGTCGTTGGTATGGAAGGAGAGACTCTCGAGGAAAGACAGGAAAACGTGAAGAAGCTCTCTTTCGACAAACTCTTCGTGGACGTTGGAGCAAAATCTCGGGAGGATGCAGAGAGGATCTGTCCGATAGGTAGTTTTGGAGTCTATGACAGTGGATTTGCAGAAGTATCCGGAAAGTACGTCTCAAAAGCAATGGATGACAGGATAGGGTGTGCGGTTATCGTGGAGGTTTTCAGAAGGATCAAGCCGTCTGTTACCCTCTACGGGGTTTTCAGCGTCCAGGAAGAAGATGGTATCGTTGGTGCCTCCGTTGCCGGATACAACATACCAGCAAGCGAAGCCATCGTCGTAGACGTAACCGATTCTGCAGACACTCCAAAAGCGATGAAAAGACACGCCATGAAACTCTCTGGAGGACCTGCTCTGAAGGTGAAAGACAGAGCGTCCATAAGCAACAGAAAGATCCTTGAAAAACTCGTTGAGACCGCTGAAAGATTCAACATAAAATACCAGATGGAAGTTCTGACCTTTGGAGGAACGAACGCCATGGGATATCAGAGAACAAGAGAAGGTATCCCTTCAGTGACCGTATCCATTCCCACACGGTACGTTCATTCACCGAGCGAGATGGTCTGTCCAGAAGATGTGGAGGGGACGGTGGAACTTCTGATCAGATATCTGGGGGAGTGA
- a CDS encoding TrkA family potassium uptake protein: MRWYEVIRKNITVLVSAIAFIFVFGTVAFHLTEGWNLFDSFFFTLITISTVGYSLPEGISPVGKVIASILIGAGVTIVLYGFTSITSLIIEGHVREYFKNRRIKKMIDKLRDHFIVVGAGRTGRHTTLEIMKSRRPFVVIDVSEEAIKRLEDFLGEEFPYVVGDAVEEEVLMRAGVERARSLIVTLPDDAKSTFVVLTAKSLNPNLEIVSRVSDMKALSKLVYAGADKVIATSELAGVRLAQMALNPTTISFLDILSFGEESFRIEEVMIPPESPIAGKTLGEINLSKRAGTIVIAIRRGGEVIFNPTGDTRILPEDRLMVVGKSDHFEKLHKLIEEG, encoded by the coding sequence CTGAGGTGGTATGAAGTGATAAGAAAGAACATCACCGTTCTGGTGTCTGCAATAGCTTTTATCTTTGTGTTTGGGACCGTGGCGTTTCATCTGACAGAAGGATGGAATCTTTTTGACTCGTTTTTCTTCACCCTGATCACCATTTCCACAGTGGGATATTCTCTTCCAGAGGGTATCTCTCCTGTAGGGAAGGTGATCGCCTCTATTCTCATAGGAGCTGGCGTGACGATCGTACTTTATGGATTCACCTCGATCACGTCTTTGATAATCGAAGGGCATGTCCGAGAATACTTCAAAAACAGGAGGATAAAGAAAATGATAGACAAACTGAGAGATCATTTCATAGTGGTGGGGGCAGGAAGAACTGGAAGACACACAACCCTCGAGATAATGAAATCCAGAAGACCTTTTGTCGTGATAGACGTTTCTGAAGAAGCAATCAAAAGGCTGGAAGATTTCCTTGGGGAAGAATTCCCCTACGTTGTGGGAGATGCCGTGGAAGAAGAGGTGCTCATGAGAGCAGGTGTGGAGAGGGCAAGGTCTCTTATCGTCACTCTTCCCGACGATGCAAAGAGCACTTTTGTTGTCCTCACCGCAAAATCTCTGAATCCCAACCTCGAGATCGTCTCGAGGGTTTCTGATATGAAGGCCCTCAGCAAGCTCGTCTACGCCGGAGCTGACAAGGTAATAGCCACCTCGGAACTTGCAGGAGTGAGGCTTGCTCAGATGGCACTCAATCCCACCACCATAAGTTTTCTGGACATTCTCTCGTTCGGTGAAGAGTCTTTCAGAATAGAAGAAGTGATGATTCCCCCTGAGAGTCCCATAGCGGGCAAGACGCTCGGAGAGATAAACCTCTCAAAAAGAGCCGGCACCATCGTCATAGCGATAAGGCGTGGTGGAGAAGTGATCTTCAACCCAACTGGAGACACGAGGATACTTCCCGAAGACAGACTGATGGTGGTTGGAAAGAGCGATCACTTTGAAAAACTCCACAAGCTGATCGAGGAGGGATAG
- a CDS encoding M42 family metallopeptidase → MTTKELLMKLSDLDGPSGYEDSVVSYIESLIKPFVDETKITGHGSLVGYKKGEGKGKLAFFAHVDEIGFVVSKVEGEFARLEPVGGIDPKVVCASRVRVHTREGVTLGVIGMLAPHLQSPDSRGKVPSFDELFLDLSLSDRAVRIGDVAVIDQKSFEAAGKVVGKALDNRASCASLIKTLEFLKRYSHPWDVYFVFSVQEETGCLGALTEAYRINPDVAVVMDVTFASEPPSHDHIELGKGPVIGLGPVVDKSLVQKILQIAKKHNVTLQNEVVGGRSGTETDFAQLVRAGVRTALISIPLKYMHTPVEMVDPRDVEELARLLSIIAVELEV, encoded by the coding sequence TTGACGACGAAGGAACTTTTGATGAAACTCTCGGATCTCGATGGTCCTTCGGGTTACGAAGACAGTGTTGTTTCCTACATCGAATCACTCATAAAACCCTTTGTGGATGAGACGAAAATCACAGGACATGGGAGTCTGGTTGGATACAAAAAGGGAGAAGGAAAGGGGAAACTTGCCTTTTTTGCACACGTCGATGAGATAGGTTTTGTTGTTTCGAAGGTAGAGGGAGAGTTTGCACGTCTTGAGCCGGTTGGTGGGATCGATCCAAAAGTGGTCTGTGCTTCGAGGGTGCGCGTTCATACCAGGGAAGGTGTTACTTTAGGTGTGATCGGAATGCTTGCACCACATCTTCAGTCACCAGATTCCAGAGGGAAGGTTCCATCCTTCGATGAACTTTTCCTCGATCTTTCCCTTTCCGATCGCGCCGTTCGAATCGGTGATGTAGCGGTGATAGACCAGAAATCCTTCGAAGCCGCTGGGAAAGTGGTCGGGAAAGCACTTGACAACAGGGCAAGCTGTGCTTCTTTGATAAAAACGCTGGAGTTTCTCAAAAGGTATTCCCATCCGTGGGATGTTTACTTTGTTTTCTCCGTTCAGGAGGAAACGGGATGTCTTGGGGCGCTCACGGAGGCTTACAGAATAAACCCGGATGTTGCCGTTGTGATGGACGTCACGTTCGCTTCAGAACCGCCCTCTCATGATCACATAGAACTCGGGAAGGGACCGGTAATTGGTCTTGGGCCAGTTGTGGACAAGAGCCTTGTTCAGAAGATTTTGCAGATCGCAAAGAAGCACAACGTTACTCTTCAGAATGAAGTAGTGGGAGGAAGATCGGGAACGGAAACAGACTTTGCTCAACTTGTGCGGGCAGGTGTGAGGACCGCTCTGATCTCGATTCCTCTTAAATACATGCACACACCGGTGGAGATGGTTGATCCAAGAGATGTCGAAGAACTGGCAAGATTGCTTTCCATCATCGCAGTCGAACTGGAGGTGTAG
- the minC gene encoding septum site-determining protein MinC translates to MIDFKMTKEGLILLIRDYQNLEEVLNEITSRVTQMGGFFAKGDRISLMIENHSKHSQDIPKIVSCLRELGLEVSQILVGSTVEGKENDVRVESRTTVESTGKVIKRNIRSGQTVVHSGDVIVFGNVNKGAEILAGGSVVVFGKAQGNIRAGLNEGEQAVVAALDLQTSLIQIAGFITHSKGEENVPSIAHVKGNRIVIEPFDRVDFERSE, encoded by the coding sequence ATGATAGATTTCAAGATGACGAAAGAAGGGCTCATCCTCCTGATCAGAGATTATCAGAATCTCGAAGAGGTACTGAACGAAATCACCTCGCGCGTCACCCAGATGGGGGGGTTCTTTGCGAAAGGAGACAGAATATCCCTCATGATCGAAAACCACAGCAAACACTCTCAGGACATACCGAAGATCGTTTCTTGCCTCAGAGAACTCGGCCTTGAGGTCTCACAAATACTGGTCGGAAGCACCGTTGAGGGAAAAGAGAACGATGTTAGGGTAGAGTCCAGGACCACCGTGGAGAGTACGGGAAAGGTGATAAAAAGAAACATCAGATCCGGCCAAACAGTTGTTCACTCCGGTGATGTGATCGTGTTCGGAAATGTCAACAAAGGAGCAGAGATCCTCGCCGGTGGCTCTGTGGTGGTCTTCGGAAAAGCTCAAGGTAACATAAGGGCCGGCCTGAACGAGGGAGAACAGGCGGTTGTTGCTGCTCTTGATCTTCAGACCTCTCTCATCCAGATAGCGGGTTTCATCACCCACTCAAAAGGTGAAGAAAACGTTCCATCTATCGCCCATGTGAAAGGAAACCGTATCGTGATTGAACCGTTCGATAGAGTGGATTTTGAAAGGAGTGAATGA